From a region of the Malania oleifera isolate guangnan ecotype guangnan chromosome 12, ASM2987363v1, whole genome shotgun sequence genome:
- the LOC131144729 gene encoding uncharacterized protein LOC131144729, with protein MSALFNFHSFLTVVLLGICTCTYLKMHFPAILEQRTGFRGFFWKAARIGERLSPWVAAGCFTMGVSIIFF; from the exons ATG TCAGCACTCTTCAATTTCCACTCATTTTTAACAGTCGTGCTCTTAGGGATTTGTACATGCACTTATTTGAAGATGCATTTTCCAGCAATCCTTGAACAGAGAACTGG GTTCCGGGGTTTCTTTTGGAAAGCAGCTAGAATAG GTGAGCGTTTGAGCCCTTGGGTGGCTGCTGGTTGCTTTACAATGGGCGTATCAATCATCTTTTTTTAA
- the LOC131144731 gene encoding pre-mRNA-splicing factor ATP-dependent RNA helicase DEAH7, protein MEIQGGDAGPIDLDKTTVTLEPDKASGGGLYVPGKDRVVFRQPERKSLLGLDVLANAKRAESKVDGAFKVPKERVASVVAAVDEEENSPVSEINEVGSNENVAARNFSTRRYRETASSGTSDAESNITQDGHISDTPGTHRSTVHMRSEIAATSPSSSDGARSRSQRHDRDDDHGRKISRDDSRSESRRSRQRHSYDSVDKKHGRDARGRYEKDGEYGRKRSRYEGSRRTPGRSDWDDGRWEWEDTPRRDTYSNTNKCNQSSPFPMLVGASPDARLVSPWLGDDTPHSAGPAASPWDQVSPSPVPIRASGLSVRSSSSRHGGRSHQLTYTAENSQLDVEDELEERSHLAKEYNGEITESMRLEMEYNSDRSWYDREEGSTMFDSDSSSIFLGDEASFEKKEAELAKKLVRRDGTKMTLAQSKKLSQLNADNAQWEDRQLLRSGAVRGTEVQTEFDDEEERKVILLVHDTKPPFLDGRVVFTKQAEPIMPLKDPTSDMAIISRKGSTLVREIHEKQSMNKSRQRFWELAGSKLGDILGVEKTAEQIDADTAVVSEDGDVDFKEGAKFAQHLKKDEAVSDFAKSKTLAQQRQYLPIYSVRDELLQVVRENQVIVVVGETGSGKTTQLTQYLQEDGYTTNGVVGCTQPRRVAAMSVAKRVSEEMETELGDKVGYAIRFEDVTGPNTVIKYMTDGVLLRETLKDSDLDKYRVVVMDEAHERSLSTDVLFGILKKVVAQRRDFKLIVTSATLNAQKFSNFFGSVPIFHIPGRTFPVNILYSKTPCEDYVEAAVKQAMTVHITSPPGDILIFMTGQDEIEATCYALAERMEQLISSTKKAVSKLSILPIYSQLPADLQAKIFQKAEDGTRKCIVATNIAETSLTVDGIFYVIDTGYGKMKVYNPRMGMDALQVFPVSRAAADQRAGRAGRTGPGTCYRLYTENAYLNEMLPSPVPEIQRTNLGNVVLLLKSLKIDNLLDFDFMDPPPQDNILNSMYQLWVLGALNNVGSLTDIGWKMVEFPLDPPLAKMLLIGEQLHCLNEVLTIVSMLSVPSVFFRPKDRAEESDAAREKFFVPESDHLTLLNVYQQWEANGCRGDWCNDHFLHVKGLRKAREVRSQLKEILKTLKIPLTSCGPDWDVVRKAICSAYFHNAARLKGIGEYVNCRNGMPCHLHPSSALYGLGYTPDYVVYHELILTTKEYMQCATSVEPQWLAELGPMFFSVKDSDTSMLEHKKKQKEEKSAMEEEMESLRKEQAEAERESRRKEKEKRTKQQQQVSMPGLRQGSCTYLRPKKLGL, encoded by the exons ATGGAG ATTCAAGGAGGTGATGCTGGGCCAATTGATCTGGACAAGACAACTGTTACCTTAGAACCAGATAAGGCTAGTGGCGGGGGATTATATGTTCCAGGAAAGGATAGAGTGGTTTTTAGGCAGCCTGAAAGGAAATCTCTTTTAG GGCTGGATGTACTTGCTAACGCAAAACGAGCTGAATCTAAGGTTGATGGTGCATTCAAGGTTCCAAAAGAAAGAGTTGCTTCTGTTGTAGCAGCTGTAGATGAAGAGGAGAATTCTCCAGTGTCAGAAATAAATGAAGTAGGGAGTAATGAAAATGTTGCGGCACGGAATTTTAGTACTAGGAGATATCGTGAAACTGCTTCAAGTGGAACATCTGATGCAG AAAGTAATATTACTCAAGATGGGCATATTAGTGATACACCTGGGACTCATCGCTCAACTGTACATATGCGTTCTGAG ATTGCTGCAACATCTCCTAGTAGTTCAGATGGTGCTCGGAGTAGGAGTCAAAGGCATGACAGAGATGATGATCATGGAAGGAAAATTTCCAGGGATGACAGCAGAAGTGAAAGCAGAAGGTCGAGGCAAAGACACAGCTATGATAGTGTAGATAAGAAACATGGAAGGGATGCGCGTGGTCGGTATGAGAAGGATGGAGAGTACGGGAGAAAACGAAGCAGATATGAAGGTTCCAGGAGGACACCTG GCAGATCTGACTGGGATGATGGGAGATGGGAATGGGAGGATACACCACGTAGGGACACTTATTCTAATACAAATAAATGCAACCAATCATCACCATTCCCAATGTTGGTTGGAGCTTCACCTGATGCCCGGCTTGTTTCTCCATGGTTGGGTGACGATACACCTCATTCTGCAG GACCTGCTGCTTCTCCCTGGGACCAGGTCTCTCCTTCTCCTGTTCCTATACGAGCTTCTGGATTGTCAGTTAGATCTTCAAGTTCTCGACATGGAGGAAGATCTCATCAACTTACCTACACTGCAGAAAACTCACAGCTAGATGTTGAG GATGAATTAGAAGAGAGGAGTCATTTAGCTAAAGAATACAATGGAGAGATTACTGAAAGCATGCGGTTGGAGATGGAATACAATTCTGACCGTTCCTG GTATGATAGAGAAGAAGGCAGCACAATGTTTGACTCAGATAGCTCATCAATTTTTCTTGGGGATGAGGCTTCCTTTGAAAAGAAAGAAGCAGAGTTGGCCAAAAAATTG GTTCGAAGGGATGGAACTAAAATGACACTGGCTCAGAGCAAAAAGTTATCACAGCTAAATGCTGACAATGCTCAATGGGAAGACAGACAACTTTTGAGATCTGGAGCTGTTAGAGGAACTGAGGTGCAGACTGAATTTGATGATGAAGAGGAGCGCAAAGTTATTCTCCTTGTTCACG ATACAAAACCACCTTTCTTGGATGGAAGGGTTGTTTTTACCAAGCAGGCAGAACCAATAATGCCTTTGAAAGATCCAACGTCTGATATGGCTATAATTTCACGCAAAGGATCTACTCTTGTTAGGGAAATTCATGAAAAGCAAAGTATGAACAAGTCACGTCAACGTTTTTGGGAACTTGCTGGTTCAAAACTTGGTGATATCCTTGGGGTTGAGAAAACGGCAGAACAG ATTGATGCTGATACTGCTGTGGTGAGCGAGGATGGAGACGTAGATTTTAAAGAAGGTGCAAAATTTGCCCAGCATTTGAAGAAGGATGAAGCAGTCAGTGATTTTGCAAAGTCAAAAACCTTAGCACAGCAACGACAATATCTGCCCATATATTCTGTACGAGATGAGTTGTTGCAG GTAGTTCGCGAAAATCAGGTAATTGTAGTCGTTGGGGAAACTGGTTCAGGAAAGACAACTCAACTGACACAG TATTTGCAAGAAGATGGCTACACTACAAATGGTGTTGTGGGCTGCACACAGCCAAGGCGTGTGGCAGCTATGAGTGTTGCCAAACGAGTTAGCGAAGAGATGGAAACTGAGCTGGGTGATAAAGTAGGCTATGCTATTCGATTTGAGGACGTGACCGGACCAAACACTGTTATTAAG TACATGACTGATGGAGTGCTTCTGCGCGAGACCTTGAAAGATTCTGATCTTGACAAGTACcg TGTCGTTGTAATGGACGAAGCACATGAGAGATCACTGAGCACAGATGTTTTGTTTGGGATACTTAAAAAAGTGGTTGCTCAGCGTCGTGATTTCAAGCTCATTGTGACATCAGCAACACTGAATGCACAAAAATTCTCTAACTTCTTTGGAAG TGTACCAATATTCCACATCCCTGGGAGGACATTTCCAGTGAATATCTTGTACAGTAAAACTCCATGTGAAGATTATGTTGAAGCTGCTGTGAAGCAGGCCATGACTGTACATATCACCAGCCCTCCTGGTGATATCCTTATCTTTATGACTGGGCAAGATGAAATTGAGGCAACCTGTTATGCGCTGGCGGAGCGCATGGAACAGCTCATCTCCTCCACCAAGAAGGCGGTCTCTAAACTTTCAATACTTCCAATATACTCCCAGCTTCCAGCTGATTTACAGGCAAAAATATTTCAGAAAGCTGAAGATGGGACCCGGAAATGCATTGTTGCGACCAACATCGCCGAGACATCTTTGACTGTAGATGGAATTTTTTACGTCATCGACACAGGTTATGGTAAGATGAAAGTATACAACCCACGGATGGGTATGGATGCTCTTCAAGTGTTTCCTGTCAGCCGTGCTGCTGCTGACCAGCGTGCTGGGCGTGCTGGTAGAACTGGGCCAGGCACATGTTATCGGCTTTATACGGAGAATGCATATCTGAATGAAATGCTGCCTAGTCCCGTGCCAGAGATCCAGAGGACCAATCTTGGCAATGTGGTCTTGTTGCTCAAATCTCTCAAAATTGATAATTTATTGGATTTTGATTTCATGGACCCACCCCCACAAGATAACATCCTTAATTCCATGTACCAGTTGTGGGTCTTGGGTGCCCTTAACAATGTTGGGAGCCTGACTGATATTGGTTGGAAAATGGTTGAGTTCCCATTGGACCCTCCACTCGCAAAGATGCTACTAATAGGGGAACAGTTACATTGTTTGAATGAGGTTCTGACAATTGTATCCATGCTTTCAGTGCCATCAGTTTTCTTTCGGCCCAAAGACAGAGCAGAGGAAAGCGATGCAGCAAGGGAGAAGTTCTTTGTGCCAGAATCTGACCACCTAACCCTGCTCAATGTTTACCAACAATGGGAAGCGAATGGCTGCCGTGGGGATTGGTGTAATGATCATTTCTTGCACGTGAAAGGTTTGCGGAAGGCTAGAGAAGTGAGATCCCAGCTGAAGGAGATTCTCAAGACACTGAAAATCCCACTCACATCCTGTGGACCGGATTGGGACGTAGTAAGAAAAGCCATATGTTCTGCATACTTTCACAATGCAGCGAGATTAAAGGGCATTGGTGAATATGTAAATTGCAGGAACGGAATGCCTTGCCATTTGCACCCAAGCAGCGCACTTTATGGGTTGGGCTATACTCCGGATTATGTGGTTTATCACGAGCTGATTTTGACAACTAAGGAATACATGCAGTGTGCAACGTCCGTGGAGCCCCAGTGGCTGGCGGAGCTGGGTCCTATGTTCTTCTCTGTGAAGGATTCAGATACGTCTATGTTGGAGCacaagaagaagcagaaggaaGAGAAATCGGCGATGGaggaggagatggagtctcttaGAAAGGAGCAGGCAGAGGCAGAGAGGGAAAGCAGgaggaaggagaaggagaagaggacAAAGCAACAGCAGCAGGTTTCTATGCCAGGGTTGCGGCAGGGATCATGCACTTATTTGAGACCAAAGAAGCTTGGTTTGTAA